The Vidua macroura isolate BioBank_ID:100142 chromosome 9, ASM2450914v1, whole genome shotgun sequence genome has a window encoding:
- the IER5 gene encoding LOW QUALITY PROTEIN: immediate early response gene 5 protein (The sequence of the model RefSeq protein was modified relative to this genomic sequence to represent the inferred CDS: inserted 2 bases in 1 codon), which produces MEFKLEAHRIVSISLGKIYSARGQRGGLKLHKNLLVSLVLRSARQVYLSEPGCPPEPPPAAAAHPEDEPPPRTAAWAAEEPPPPPPQDEAGRDCQGPRPRRCCCGESRGGCAGPPPXPPPHCPRKRGAGERGQAGSPVKKPRREEEEPPPLPPPPPPSPPGEQEDMETGNVASLISIFGSSFSGLLSKEPKGRRRPPLDGGEAAAGTAPAEAAAEPGQICCDEPVLRTLNPWSTAIVAF; this is translated from the exons ATGGAGTTCAAGCTGGAGGCGCATCGCATCGTCAGCATCTCGCTGGGCAAGATCTACAGCGCGAGGGGCCAGCGCGGCGGCCTGAAGCTGCACAAGAACCTCCTGGTGTCGCTGGTGCTGCGCAGCGCCCGACAGGTCTACCTGAGCGAGCCGGGCTGCCCGCCCGAGCCgccccccgcggccgccgcgcaCCCCGAGGACGAGCCGCCGCCCCGCACCGCCGCCTGGGCGGCcgaggagccgccgccgccgcccccgcagGACGAGGCGGGGAGGGACTGCCAGGGCCCCCGGCCGCGGCGCTGTTGCTGCGGCGAGAGCCGCGGGGGCTGCGccgggcccccccc cccgccgccgcacTGCCCCCGCAAGCGGGGCGCCGGCGAGCGCGGCCAGGCGGGCTCCCCGGTGAAGAAGCCCCGCCGCGAGGaggaggagccgccgccgctgccgccaccgccgccgcccTCGCCACCGGGCGAGCAGGAGGACATGGAGACGGGCAACGTGGCCAGCCTCATCAGCATCTTCGGCTCCAGCTTCTCGGGACTGCTCAGCAAGGAGCCCAAGGGCCGGCGGCGACCGCCTCTGGACGGCGGCGAAGCGGCGGCGGGCACGGCGCCCGCCGAGGCGGCGGCCGAGCCGGGACAGATCTGCTGCGACGAGCCAGTGCTGCGGACCCTCAACCCGTGGAGCACGGCCATCGTGGCCTTCTGA